CTTGTTGTTGGGTACACTTTTGGTGAGCTTTATGGCCATTCTTTTCGCACTTCCGTTTGGCTTGGCAGGTGCCATTTATTTGGCAGAGATTGCAGATAAAAGAGTCAGAAATTTTCTCAAGCCTCTGATTGAATTATTGTCTGGAATTCCCTCAGTGGTGTATGGTTTTTTTGGGCTTGTGGTGATTGTTCCATTTGTGCAAAATCTATTTGATCTGTCCGTTGGCGAAACAGCCCTGAGCGGAAGCATCGTGTTGGCCATAATGGCGCTTCCCACCATAATTACAGTCTCTGAGGATGCCATTCGTTCCATCCCATCAGATGTACGTCAAGCCAGTTTGGCTTTGGGTGCTTCTCATTGGCAAACCATCACAAGGGTACTAGTGCCTTATGCAGCATCGGGAATCAGCGCCGCAATTATTTTGGGGGTCGGCAGGGCGATTGGCGAAACCATGGCTGTACTAATGGTAACTGGAAATGCGGCCATTATTCCTTATGGATTGACACATCCTGTCAGGACCATCCCTGCTACCATCGCTGCAGAGTTGGGCGAAGCCTCCTTTGGCGGTCTGCATTTTAAAGCTTTGTTTGCATTGGGTTGCATCTTGTTCATTATTACTTTTGTGACCAATTACATGGTGGATTCTATATCACGAAAAAGAA
This window of the Saprospiraceae bacterium genome carries:
- the pstC gene encoding phosphate ABC transporter permease subunit PstC, translated to MQRTLEKGVEILIKTCGYFTSVVVILIVIFLFKEGISFIGSSPVEEGFSIIVSKSNSLQSITSQQAKNIFDGKITNWSELGGDASDIKLFSLEDLSKIFSEEELGNDFENSDKCIEKLLDSIPGAMVAMLDAALPDKHALNVLPLDKITLYKFLADTEWFPTAKPVGVFGALPLLLGTLLVSFMAILFALPFGLAGAIYLAEIADKRVRNFLKPLIELLSGIPSVVYGFFGLVVIVPFVQNLFDLSVGETALSGSIVLAIMALPTIITVSEDAIRSIPSDVRQASLALGASHWQTITRVLVPYAASGISAAIILGVGRAIGETMAVLMVTGNAAIIPYGLTHPVRTIPATIAAELGEASFGGLHFKALFALGCILFIITFVTNYMVDSISRKRKI